From Streptomyces sp. HUAS MG91, the proteins below share one genomic window:
- a CDS encoding SDR family oxidoreductase, producing MSTRRPARTPAPDPVAIVGMGLRLPGAADPAALWDLLSHPRDPFSPPGTRYRQSHFLREDRGEPDRTYSPVAGFIHDTPGPEDAPHEVRWLRQCARQATAGVHTRPGDRSVCVVGAWPGGSQSLLHTAMTDLVVREWASVADSAEGTGPDGDELAVRAALATALPQSRPGAPEAADAVHAALRGLLPHDPSVLTVDTACSSSLYALDIGAKILRSGRADMALCGGVSVLEPTMSVLFSAIGGLSATGRLLALDAEADGTLFSDAAVLLTLKRLSRAQTDGDTVLAVLAGFGAAADGRGRSIAAPNPSGQIRAVRRAREERGLGPEDIDWVVAHATGTRAGDAAEIKALEQEAPADGWSCTATKSLVGHAGWASGTASVAHVLLALRHHAIPAQPGFRRSAHPLGRLDIPTTSRVWKARPNRPRTAAVSAFGFGGTNAHLLLSEAVPPQPPVSAPRPAQADPLVLVAWSAHLPGTPSTEAVRAWLNGTGPAPAARFDDTAPPFAAVGLPAPTVRAIDRAQTIALETAHRFAAEHGPLWEPVRERTAVIAAHSGLPSTLVDYALRAHADTLTAALRDHPGATAATRRVLELARDRTPAAGPDAMPGVLPNVIPSRLAARYDLRGASICVDTGRTSAATALDTAAAYVTSGEMDLALVLAVDAGSLHTGPHGTTHAAAQGAFLLALALASTARRHAWPVLTRLTPATELAGSAVDAAPLPSAAESAASAAGEVAAGGFHAAAEAVTLLARLGAAAPSPAPTLTLPPPGAPPARPGPDSAGHLTARHVTRRRPAPWQAAEDPGTVAALPARALVLTDHAPTAARLRGLTRNAEVTLLCTDPDAPPELRPGPLPALYTAVDRADGHVRVVARPHAWPAPPGPAAEALQELLLNALARTRANQTTGSLGAVVVAPAEHPQAAVFTALVPVLRADHPRLPVRVVASGTDDATLAWERLGREWHSADRAVAVWYHDGRRHRHELVPEPLPPAPSAGPLGPDGRGPHVVVASGGAGGVTTALLTALAEAGHAEAVWLLGTTDLDRLPREVLTATDEQIPALRAELIAHHLRTTRPGVAEAARLADRTLAGRRAALNLARLRSVADRTAVHYVVCDITDPDATAAAARQVRTRHDRVDLFLHAATRSRTAPLERKSPADFRLVRAVKITGYHLLREAFAELRPRLWCNIASVAAVHPLRGEIDYGPANAYLAAAADHPDSTGEITLGFPLWSESGYFAAQPDLAARVAAHGRLTGITDAEGVAHFLAEIAPDRGGPAAGVYLGTRERELMREELPGLLAQEEGRATDARRGASAGATVTAAPAEDESPAFLTAAARPGPEGGVRWELDLDGPDHDYLAHHTVRGRPAVPGTFLLAAAAEAALALHPGSTPTRIVDASFNAFVRPSHGRTRHTYTLSARTLPGSGPTTVVVDIHGQMELGDHRPPDRHHFRAHIVLDDPNTVVHRDPAPDDPGLSGRNLPPDPYYFATSPVHLTGPFANTWRWRDTERGPTSLWRPSAESFSRHPLLSRLPVPALLLCAVLRTRTLRPNAAGGHDVVAPRHIDRIDLGDPGSDQHMARIHPQGLTLHHDTDDNSYSAADTEGLVLVHISGFTGAVLPSTPPAGARRQ from the coding sequence GTCGCGATCGTCGGCATGGGGCTGCGGCTGCCCGGCGCCGCCGACCCCGCGGCTCTGTGGGACCTGCTCAGCCATCCTCGGGACCCGTTCAGCCCGCCCGGCACGCGCTACCGGCAGTCGCACTTCCTCCGCGAGGACCGCGGCGAACCCGACCGCACGTACTCCCCCGTCGCGGGCTTCATCCACGACACTCCCGGCCCCGAGGACGCACCCCACGAGGTCCGCTGGCTGCGGCAGTGCGCCCGACAGGCCACGGCCGGTGTCCACACCCGTCCCGGCGACCGCTCCGTCTGCGTGGTCGGGGCCTGGCCGGGCGGCAGCCAGAGCCTGCTGCACACCGCCATGACCGACCTGGTGGTACGGGAGTGGGCGAGCGTCGCCGACAGCGCGGAGGGAACGGGGCCGGACGGCGATGAGTTGGCCGTGCGGGCGGCTCTGGCCACCGCCCTGCCCCAGTCCCGCCCCGGCGCCCCGGAGGCCGCCGACGCCGTACACGCGGCGCTGCGCGGACTCCTCCCGCACGACCCTTCGGTCCTCACCGTCGACACCGCCTGCTCGTCCTCCCTCTACGCCCTGGACATCGGCGCCAAGATCCTTCGCTCCGGCCGCGCCGACATGGCACTCTGCGGCGGTGTCTCCGTCCTCGAACCCACCATGTCGGTGCTGTTCTCCGCCATCGGCGGACTCTCCGCGACCGGGCGGCTGCTGGCCCTGGACGCGGAGGCCGACGGCACCCTGTTCAGCGATGCCGCCGTGCTATTGACCCTGAAACGACTCTCCCGCGCTCAGACGGACGGTGACACGGTGCTGGCCGTCCTGGCCGGCTTCGGTGCCGCCGCGGACGGTCGGGGGCGCTCGATCGCCGCCCCCAACCCCTCCGGGCAGATCCGCGCGGTGCGCCGGGCCCGCGAGGAACGGGGGCTCGGGCCCGAAGACATCGACTGGGTCGTGGCCCACGCCACCGGGACCAGGGCAGGCGACGCGGCGGAGATCAAGGCACTGGAACAGGAGGCGCCCGCAGACGGCTGGTCCTGCACCGCCACCAAATCCCTTGTGGGCCATGCAGGTTGGGCCTCCGGCACCGCATCTGTCGCCCACGTCCTCCTGGCTCTGCGCCACCACGCGATCCCGGCTCAGCCCGGCTTCCGACGCTCCGCCCATCCGCTGGGCCGGCTCGACATCCCCACCACCTCCCGGGTCTGGAAGGCCCGTCCGAACCGTCCGCGCACCGCCGCCGTCTCGGCATTCGGCTTCGGCGGCACCAACGCCCACCTGTTGCTCAGCGAGGCAGTACCGCCGCAGCCGCCGGTGTCCGCGCCACGGCCCGCGCAGGCCGACCCTCTGGTTCTGGTCGCCTGGAGCGCACACCTGCCGGGAACACCTTCCACCGAGGCGGTGAGGGCCTGGCTGAACGGAACCGGCCCCGCGCCCGCCGCACGGTTCGACGACACGGCGCCGCCCTTCGCGGCCGTCGGCCTTCCGGCCCCCACCGTCCGGGCGATCGACCGGGCCCAGACCATCGCGCTGGAAACGGCCCACCGTTTCGCTGCCGAGCACGGCCCCCTGTGGGAGCCCGTACGTGAACGCACCGCGGTCATCGCAGCCCACAGCGGGCTGCCCAGCACCCTCGTGGACTACGCCCTGCGCGCACACGCGGACACCCTCACCGCGGCGCTGCGCGACCACCCCGGCGCAACCGCGGCCACCCGAAGGGTCCTTGAGCTCGCCAGGGACCGCACCCCCGCGGCGGGTCCCGACGCGATGCCCGGCGTCCTGCCCAACGTCATCCCCTCCCGTCTCGCCGCCCGTTACGACCTGCGGGGCGCCAGCATCTGCGTCGACACCGGACGCACCTCGGCCGCCACCGCCCTCGACACCGCCGCCGCCTACGTGACCTCCGGTGAGATGGACCTCGCCCTCGTCCTGGCGGTGGACGCCGGATCCCTGCACACAGGTCCGCACGGCACCACTCACGCGGCCGCCCAGGGCGCCTTCCTCCTGGCCCTCGCCCTCGCGTCCACCGCGCGCCGCCACGCGTGGCCGGTGCTGACCCGTCTCACGCCCGCGACGGAACTGGCGGGATCCGCCGTCGACGCCGCTCCCCTCCCTTCCGCCGCCGAATCGGCTGCCTCAGCAGCCGGGGAGGTCGCCGCGGGCGGTTTCCACGCCGCCGCCGAGGCAGTCACCCTGCTGGCCCGCCTCGGGGCGGCCGCCCCCTCCCCCGCCCCGACCCTCACCCTCCCGCCCCCGGGCGCACCCCCGGCCCGGCCCGGGCCCGACTCGGCGGGCCACCTCACCGCCCGGCACGTCACACGTCGTCGCCCCGCGCCCTGGCAGGCCGCCGAGGATCCAGGGACGGTCGCCGCGCTGCCCGCCCGCGCACTGGTCCTCACCGACCACGCGCCGACCGCCGCCCGCCTGCGCGGACTGACACGGAACGCCGAAGTCACCCTGCTGTGCACCGACCCGGACGCTCCACCGGAGCTCCGTCCCGGGCCACTCCCGGCGTTGTACACCGCGGTCGACCGCGCCGACGGACATGTCCGTGTGGTGGCCCGCCCGCACGCGTGGCCCGCGCCGCCCGGTCCGGCAGCCGAGGCCCTCCAGGAACTCCTGCTGAACGCACTCGCCCGGACGCGCGCCAACCAGACGACGGGTTCGCTGGGCGCCGTCGTCGTGGCTCCGGCCGAACACCCTCAGGCAGCCGTGTTCACCGCTCTCGTCCCCGTCCTGCGTGCCGACCACCCGCGCCTGCCGGTCCGCGTCGTCGCCTCCGGCACCGATGACGCGACGCTCGCCTGGGAACGGCTCGGGCGCGAGTGGCACAGCGCCGACCGCGCCGTCGCCGTCTGGTATCACGACGGCCGACGTCATCGGCACGAACTCGTGCCGGAACCTCTGCCCCCTGCACCGTCGGCCGGGCCGCTCGGTCCCGACGGCCGGGGCCCACACGTCGTCGTCGCCAGCGGTGGGGCGGGCGGAGTCACCACCGCGCTCCTGACAGCTCTCGCCGAGGCCGGTCACGCGGAGGCAGTCTGGCTCCTGGGTACCACCGACCTGGACCGGCTTCCCCGAGAGGTACTGACCGCGACCGACGAACAGATCCCGGCCCTGCGCGCGGAACTGATCGCCCATCACCTACGGACCACCAGGCCAGGGGTCGCCGAGGCCGCGCGTCTGGCCGACCGCACCCTCGCGGGCCGCCGGGCGGCGCTCAACCTGGCCCGCCTGCGCTCCGTCGCGGACCGGACCGCCGTGCACTACGTCGTGTGCGACATCACCGACCCCGACGCCACCGCGGCAGCGGCCCGGCAGGTCCGAACCCGGCACGACCGGGTGGATCTGTTCCTCCACGCCGCCACCCGCAGCCGTACCGCCCCTCTCGAACGCAAGAGTCCGGCGGACTTCCGCCTCGTCCGCGCCGTCAAGATCACTGGATATCACCTGCTGCGGGAGGCGTTCGCCGAACTCAGGCCACGTCTGTGGTGCAACATCGCGTCCGTGGCCGCCGTCCACCCCCTGCGCGGCGAAATCGACTACGGGCCCGCCAACGCCTACCTGGCCGCCGCGGCCGACCATCCCGACAGCACCGGCGAGATCACGCTCGGCTTCCCGCTGTGGAGCGAGAGCGGCTACTTCGCCGCCCAGCCCGACCTCGCCGCCCGCGTGGCCGCACACGGGCGCCTCACCGGCATCACCGACGCAGAGGGCGTGGCCCACTTCCTCGCGGAAATCGCTCCGGATCGCGGTGGTCCCGCCGCCGGGGTCTATCTCGGCACACGTGAACGCGAGCTGATGCGGGAGGAGTTGCCGGGGTTGCTGGCACAGGAGGAGGGTCGGGCAACCGACGCTCGGCGCGGGGCGTCGGCGGGAGCGACAGTGACGGCGGCCCCTGCCGAGGACGAGTCCCCCGCCTTCCTCACCGCCGCGGCCCGCCCCGGACCGGAGGGCGGCGTTCGCTGGGAACTCGACCTGGACGGTCCCGACCACGACTACCTCGCCCACCACACGGTGCGGGGCCGTCCCGCCGTGCCGGGCACCTTTCTGCTGGCCGCCGCCGCGGAGGCCGCGCTCGCCCTCCACCCCGGCAGCACACCCACCCGGATCGTCGACGCCTCCTTCAACGCCTTCGTACGCCCGTCCCACGGGCGCACCCGCCACACCTACACCCTGTCGGCCCGCACCCTGCCCGGCTCCGGCCCCACGACGGTCGTCGTCGACATCCACGGCCAGATGGAACTGGGCGACCACCGGCCGCCCGACCGGCACCACTTCCGCGCCCATATCGTTCTGGACGACCCGAACACGGTCGTGCACCGAGACCCCGCCCCCGACGATCCAGGTCTGTCGGGTCGGAACCTGCCACCGGACCCGTACTACTTCGCGACCTCACCCGTCCATCTGACCGGCCCGTTCGCCAACACCTGGCGCTGGCGCGACACCGAGCGCGGACCGACCTCACTGTGGCGCCCGAGCGCGGAGTCCTTCAGCCGGCATCCCTTGCTGTCCCGGCTTCCCGTTCCCGCCTTGCTGCTGTGCGCCGTGCTGCGCACCCGTACGCTCCGGCCCAACGCCGCCGGTGGTCACGATGTCGTCGCGCCACGCCACATCGACCGCATCGACCTGGGCGACCCCGGCTCCGACCAGCACATGGCCCGTATCCACCCTCAGGGCCTCACCCTGCACCACGACACCGACGACAACAGCTACAGCGCCGCCGACACGGAGGGACTCGTGCTGGTGCACATCAGCGGATTCACCGGCGCCGTGCTACCGAGCACGCCCCCGGCAGGGGCGCGCAGGCAATGA